One Candidatus Margulisiibacteriota bacterium genomic window carries:
- a CDS encoding PHP domain-containing protein, whose translation MPADLHIHTNQSDGTFSPEETVKMAAAAGLKTISLTDHDNVDGLEEAQRVAALSGIELIPGIEMTTETAQAEVHILGYYLDHKNPELLEVLTRIQASRVERIYTIVEKLKSLGVEIEATEVFALSGEKSPGRPHVARALIKKGIVLNFREAFKRFLDFRAPAYVPHFKLTPNEAIKLIKGSGGIAVFAHPAISKADDLIPEMINSGLRGIEAYYLGHYADQVDYYVRLGKKNGLLLTGGSDFHGEDSGRESKLGDFSIPDELVDKLRNEHLRGN comes from the coding sequence AACGGTAAAAATGGCGGCCGCGGCCGGCCTGAAAACCATTTCTTTGACCGATCACGATAACGTGGATGGCCTGGAAGAAGCGCAACGAGTAGCCGCGCTCTCCGGGATCGAGCTTATTCCCGGGATTGAGATGACGACCGAAACGGCCCAGGCCGAGGTTCATATCCTGGGGTATTATCTTGATCACAAAAACCCGGAATTGCTTGAAGTTTTAACCAGGATCCAGGCGAGCCGGGTCGAACGCATCTATACGATCGTTGAAAAGCTTAAGTCGCTTGGGGTCGAGATCGAAGCGACAGAAGTTTTCGCTCTTTCAGGAGAAAAATCGCCGGGGCGCCCGCATGTCGCCCGGGCCCTGATCAAAAAGGGGATCGTCTTGAATTTTCGGGAAGCGTTCAAGCGCTTTCTTGATTTTCGGGCGCCGGCCTATGTTCCCCACTTTAAACTGACGCCGAACGAAGCGATCAAGCTGATCAAAGGATCGGGAGGGATCGCGGTTTTTGCCCATCCGGCGATCTCCAAAGCCGATGATCTGATCCCGGAGATGATCAACAGCGGATTGCGAGGGATCGAAGCGTATTACTTGGGGCATTACGCCGACCAGGTTGACTACTATGTCCGGCTGGGAAAAAAGAACGGCCTTTTATTGACCGGAGGCTCCGATTTTCATGGCGAAGATTCTGGTCGCGAGTCAAAACTGGGAGATTTTTCGATCCCCGACGAACTGGTGGATAAATTAAGAAATGAACACTTACGCGGAAATTAA
- the alr gene encoding alanine racemase: MNTYAEINLAAVKRNIGEIRKKLAPGVKFMAVVKANAYGHGAVAVARAAGEAAADYLGVANLKEALELREAGILSPILILTESPTSVADEIIQHDLTQTIYSFAEAKALSEEAQKRKRQVRVHVKIDTGMGRVGVAPSEAMAFIAKVASLPGLEIEGLFTHFAKAEDPEDNFTREQFGKFKQIIDRMPRVPLKHSANSAAALFHQETHLDLVRIGLMMYGLYPLGNSRRLIALEPALSFKTRVVYLKKVPAGTPLSYGSTYVTKEATSIATLPVGYADGFSRRLSDRGQVMIRGKRFPIVGRVSMDMSLVNVGSANVEVGDEVVLIGRQGGEGISADEMADLEETISYEVVCSIGKRVPRVYR, translated from the coding sequence ATGAACACTTACGCGGAAATTAATTTAGCGGCGGTCAAACGGAACATCGGGGAGATCAGGAAAAAGCTTGCCCCGGGAGTAAAGTTTATGGCGGTGGTAAAGGCGAACGCCTACGGCCATGGCGCGGTGGCGGTGGCCCGGGCGGCGGGTGAAGCGGCGGCCGATTATCTTGGCGTTGCCAACCTGAAAGAGGCGCTGGAGCTGCGCGAAGCCGGGATCCTTTCCCCGATCCTGATCCTGACCGAATCGCCAACCTCGGTGGCTGATGAAATAATCCAGCACGATCTGACCCAGACGATCTATTCTTTTGCCGAAGCCAAAGCCTTGTCGGAAGAGGCGCAAAAACGGAAGCGCCAGGTCAGGGTCCATGTCAAGATCGACACCGGCATGGGGAGGGTGGGGGTCGCCCCGTCGGAAGCGATGGCTTTTATCGCCAAAGTCGCGTCGCTTCCCGGCCTGGAGATCGAAGGGTTGTTCACCCATTTTGCCAAGGCGGAGGACCCGGAAGATAATTTTACCCGGGAGCAATTCGGCAAATTCAAACAGATCATCGACCGGATGCCGCGGGTGCCGCTGAAACACTCGGCTAATTCGGCCGCCGCCCTTTTTCACCAGGAGACCCATCTTGACTTGGTTAGGATCGGCCTGATGATGTACGGTCTTTATCCGCTCGGGAATTCCCGGCGGCTTATTGCCCTGGAGCCGGCCCTTTCTTTCAAGACCAGGGTCGTCTATTTGAAAAAAGTCCCGGCGGGAACGCCGCTCTCATACGGCTCAACCTACGTAACCAAGGAAGCGACCAGCATCGCGACCCTGCCGGTCGGCTATGCCGATGGCTTTAGCCGCCGATTATCTGATCGTGGACAGGTCATGATCCGGGGAAAAAGGTTCCCGATCGTTGGCCGGGTGAGCATGGATATGTCTCTGGTCAACGTCGGCAGCGCCAATGTTGAGGTTGGAGATGAAGTTGTGCTGATCGGTCGTCAGGGGGGAGAAGGGATCTCCGCCGACGAAATGGCTGATTTAGAGGAAACAATTTCATATGAAGTTGTTTGCAGTATCGGCAAAAGGGTGCCGAGGGTGTACCGATGA
- the dnaX gene encoding DNA polymerase III subunit gamma/tau produces MSYISLYRKWRSQAFDEIIGQPVIVQTLKNAIMTKRIAHAYLFTGPRGTGKTSTARILAKSLNCKDGPTASPCGKCDNCDKIKNGHSVDVIEIDAASNRGIDEIRDLRERVRFAPLEGRYKVYIIDEVHMLTSEAFNALLKTLEEPPAHAIFVLATTELQKVPATIASRCQRLDFCRIKLAEIIAHLKQIAKAEGFKAEDKALDLIARSAEGGMRDAISLLDQAISFSGKEITCDSIVTLLGTADEELLFGFAEAISAGDETKALALIKTGVEEGRSMSQVARDFVMHFRNLLHLKVGSGEALELTGEQLERLRAQAEKFSLPRIKEAIKALSRAELDMKWHPHARLVLEVAIVELLQDEPHAVAQKALPVKAVVRPTVAVIPQKTEKPAVKKDGVTIERIRHHWKDILESMKQKSLTGYVSLAEAEPIEVSSAGKLILGFRKGYSFHKERMDDAKNKESLMESVREYSGENLPIETIIAEPVAAAAGTALTASGVAEYFGGRVL; encoded by the coding sequence ATGAGTTATATATCGTTATATCGAAAATGGCGCTCACAAGCCTTTGACGAGATCATTGGCCAGCCGGTCATTGTCCAGACCCTGAAGAACGCGATCATGACCAAGCGGATCGCGCACGCCTATCTATTTACCGGACCGCGCGGGACCGGGAAAACCTCGACCGCCAGGATCCTGGCGAAATCCCTGAACTGCAAAGATGGCCCGACCGCCTCTCCCTGCGGTAAATGCGACAACTGCGACAAGATCAAGAACGGCCATTCGGTCGATGTGATCGAGATCGATGCCGCCAGCAACCGGGGGATCGACGAGATCCGCGACCTGCGCGAGCGGGTCCGTTTTGCCCCTCTGGAAGGGCGCTATAAAGTTTACATTATCGACGAAGTCCATATGCTGACCTCCGAAGCGTTCAACGCCCTGCTTAAGACGCTGGAAGAGCCGCCGGCCCATGCTATTTTTGTGCTGGCGACGACCGAACTGCAAAAAGTCCCGGCGACGATCGCTTCCCGGTGTCAGCGTCTGGACTTTTGCCGGATCAAGCTGGCGGAGATCATTGCTCACCTGAAGCAAATTGCGAAAGCCGAGGGCTTCAAAGCCGAGGATAAAGCGCTCGACCTGATCGCCCGCTCTGCCGAAGGAGGGATGAGGGACGCGATCTCTCTGCTTGATCAGGCGATCTCATTTTCGGGGAAAGAGATAACCTGCGATAGTATTGTGACCCTTTTAGGGACAGCCGATGAAGAACTCCTGTTCGGTTTTGCCGAAGCGATCTCCGCCGGGGACGAAACCAAAGCCCTTGCCCTGATCAAGACCGGGGTTGAAGAGGGGCGGTCAATGTCGCAGGTCGCCCGCGATTTTGTGATGCACTTTCGCAATCTGCTCCATCTGAAGGTCGGTTCCGGCGAAGCGCTGGAATTGACCGGTGAGCAGCTGGAGCGGTTGAGGGCGCAAGCGGAAAAATTCTCCCTGCCGCGGATCAAAGAGGCGATCAAGGCCCTCTCCCGCGCTGAGCTTGATATGAAATGGCATCCCCACGCCAGGCTGGTACTGGAAGTGGCGATAGTTGAGCTGCTGCAAGATGAGCCTCATGCCGTTGCGCAAAAAGCTTTACCGGTAAAAGCGGTGGTTAGGCCAACGGTTGCGGTGATCCCGCAAAAAACCGAAAAACCGGCGGTCAAGAAAGATGGCGTGACCATTGAGCGGATCAGGCACCACTGGAAAGATATCCTGGAAAGCATGAAGCAAAAAAGCCTTACCGGTTATGTTTCGCTTGCTGAAGCCGAACCGATCGAGGTGAGCAGCGCCGGCAAGCTGATCCTGGGCTTCCGCAAGGGGTATTCGTTCCATAAAGAACGGATGGACGATGCCAAAAATAAGGAGTCGCTGATGGAGTCGGTCCGTGAATACAGCGGGGAGAATTTGCCGATCGAAACGATCATTGCCGAACCGGTCGCGGCGGCCGCCGGCACAGCGCTGACCGCGTCCGGTGTCGCCGAATATTTTGGAGGGAGAGTTTTATGA
- a CDS encoding aspartate-semialdehyde dehydrogenase translates to MKKYNVCVLGATGMVGKEMMKVLEERYFPVNKFLPLASGRTAGTKVTFQGKDYTVEEAKPESFDGMEIGLFSAGGNVSAALAPEAANRQCLVIDNTSHFRMDPAVPLVVPEVNGHALKNHKRIIANPNCSTAQMVLALKPIYDAVGIERIVVSTYQSVSGWGKEAVVELMAQSKVLLDDPKAAVEAKCIFRRIAFNVVPQIDQFTGNGYTKEEMKMVNETQKIFEDSSIKVTATAVRVPVVIGHSESVNITTRKKITADEARKLMAGFADVKVVDDPAKGLYPTPIDCVGKNETLVGRVREDISQERGLEIWIVADNLRRGAALNAVLIAERMIKDGLI, encoded by the coding sequence ATGAAAAAGTATAATGTTTGCGTCTTAGGGGCGACCGGAATGGTCGGGAAAGAGATGATGAAAGTCCTGGAAGAGCGGTATTTTCCGGTCAACAAATTCCTGCCGCTGGCTTCCGGCCGGACCGCCGGGACCAAGGTCACCTTTCAGGGGAAAGATTACACCGTTGAAGAGGCTAAGCCGGAATCGTTTGATGGAATGGAGATCGGTTTGTTTTCCGCCGGAGGCAATGTCTCCGCCGCGCTCGCGCCGGAAGCGGCCAATCGGCAGTGCCTGGTGATCGACAATACTTCTCATTTTCGCATGGACCCGGCTGTTCCCCTGGTCGTCCCCGAGGTCAACGGCCATGCTTTAAAAAACCATAAAAGGATCATTGCCAACCCGAATTGCTCGACCGCCCAGATGGTTTTGGCCCTCAAGCCGATTTATGACGCCGTCGGGATTGAACGGATCGTTGTTTCAACCTACCAATCTGTCTCCGGTTGGGGGAAAGAGGCGGTAGTTGAACTTATGGCGCAAAGCAAGGTCCTTTTGGATGATCCGAAGGCGGCGGTTGAAGCAAAATGCATCTTTAGGCGGATCGCTTTCAATGTCGTGCCGCAGATCGACCAATTTACCGGGAACGGTTATACCAAAGAAGAGATGAAGATGGTCAACGAGACCCAGAAGATCTTTGAGGACAGCTCGATCAAAGTGACCGCGACCGCGGTGAGGGTGCCGGTGGTGATCGGGCACTCCGAATCGGTCAATATAACCACCAGGAAAAAAATAACCGCGGATGAAGCAAGGAAGCTGATGGCCGGTTTTGCCGATGTCAAAGTGGTTGATGATCCGGCCAAAGGTCTTTATCCAACTCCGATCGACTGCGTCGGCAAGAACGAGACCCTGGTTGGCCGGGTCCGTGAAGATATCTCGCAGGAGAGAGGGCTGGAAATATGGATCGTGGCTGACAACCTGCGCCGCGGCGCCGCCCTGAACGCGGTCCTGATCGCCGAGCGGATGATCAAGGACGGCTTGATCTAG
- a CDS encoding class I SAM-dependent methyltransferase: protein MIDKQKQIAYFENLLAEHGPNYKALDWNSPESQRLRYRIFSEIFLYGRKASGISLLDLGCGLADLYAFLKSENLLQKNRIQYTGWDLAPKLVETAQKRFPEAKFEVKDILEEKHLPRFDYIMASGVLTIRTAGEEEHLDFVREMIYRMYELAHCGVALNFLSQGSLPISDVKGLNSSQYYLFDPEQLLHMIRYACNKYIVRHDYHEGDFTVFLLK, encoded by the coding sequence ATGATCGACAAACAGAAACAGATCGCCTATTTTGAGAACCTTTTAGCCGAGCATGGGCCAAACTATAAGGCGCTTGATTGGAATTCGCCGGAGAGCCAGCGCCTCCGCTACCGGATATTTTCGGAGATCTTCTTGTATGGCCGCAAGGCGAGCGGCATTTCCCTGCTTGATCTTGGCTGCGGCTTGGCTGACTTGTATGCTTTCTTGAAAAGCGAGAACCTGCTCCAGAAGAACCGGATCCAATACACCGGCTGGGACCTTGCCCCAAAGCTGGTGGAAACCGCGCAAAAAAGATTTCCCGAAGCCAAATTTGAGGTCAAAGATATTTTAGAGGAGAAGCATTTGCCCCGTTTTGATTACATCATGGCGAGCGGTGTTTTGACCATTCGGACCGCTGGCGAAGAAGAGCATCTTGATTTTGTCCGGGAGATGATCTACCGTATGTATGAGCTGGCGCATTGCGGCGTGGCCCTCAACTTTCTGAGCCAGGGGTCTCTGCCGATCAGTGACGTGAAGGGGCTCAATTCGTCCCAGTACTATCTTTTTGACCCGGAACAGCTCTTGCACATGATCAGATACGCCTGTAATAAGTATATTGTCAGGCACGATTATCACGAGGGGGACTTTACGGTCTTTTTGCTAAAATGA
- a CDS encoding potassium channel family protein, which yields MKKLYQIKKRVNPLTKLIFPALLIIAIIAIGTWGYVHFEGWGLSDALYMVIITLSTVGFREVHELNLAGRVLTIGVIVFGIGTVAYTVGQIIEIIVEGEIGGYRRRRKMEKKIANQKNHFVICGYGRVGHQIASEFAAAKVPYVLIDNKEETIRELEGTKIPFLVGNMTTDQILLDAGIKNAKGLVAAADSDTDNVFVTLSARVLNPKLFIIARTGTVEAEEKLKKAGADRVISPYLIAGKQMAAMATRVVLGQPD from the coding sequence ATGAAAAAGTTATATCAGATAAAAAAACGCGTTAACCCTTTAACCAAGCTGATCTTTCCCGCGCTGCTGATCATCGCGATCATCGCTATTGGCACCTGGGGTTATGTTCATTTTGAGGGATGGGGGCTGTCTGACGCGCTCTACATGGTCATCATTACCTTGTCGACCGTCGGTTTTCGCGAAGTTCATGAGCTGAACCTGGCCGGCCGGGTTTTAACCATTGGCGTGATCGTTTTTGGGATCGGCACGGTCGCCTATACGGTCGGCCAGATAATAGAGATTATTGTTGAAGGTGAGATCGGCGGATATCGAAGGAGGAGAAAGATGGAAAAAAAGATCGCGAACCAAAAAAACCATTTTGTCATTTGCGGATATGGCCGGGTCGGCCACCAGATCGCCTCGGAATTTGCCGCCGCTAAAGTCCCTTATGTGTTGATCGACAACAAGGAAGAAACTATCCGGGAATTGGAAGGGACAAAAATTCCTTTTTTGGTCGGGAATATGACGACCGATCAGATCCTGCTTGACGCGGGGATCAAGAACGCGAAAGGCCTGGTTGCGGCTGCCGATTCGGATACTGACAATGTTTTTGTCACTCTTTCGGCCAGGGTCCTGAACCCAAAATTATTCATTATCGCCAGGACCGGTACGGTTGAGGCCGAAGAAAAACTGAAAAAAGCCGGAGCCGATCGGGTGATCTCCCCATATTTGATTGCCGGCAAACAGATGGCGGCTATGGCGACCAGGGTTGTGCTTGGCCAGCCGGATTAA
- a CDS encoding ferredoxin, translating to MMIKEESLRLGTIEAVAGEMAVAARTAPKAKGIDLLEIMILTGDDILKLAEEMRKIGEREKHQTFLRDSENIKKAAALILIGTRKKSIGLKYCSFCGWPNCQESEKAGALCAYNTGDLGIAIGSAVSVAMDHRIDNRVMYSVGKAAIEGGFLGSEVVVAYGIPLSVSAKNPFFDR from the coding sequence ATGATGATCAAAGAAGAAAGCCTGCGACTTGGGACGATCGAAGCTGTAGCCGGAGAAATGGCCGTAGCCGCCAGGACCGCGCCTAAAGCGAAAGGGATCGATCTTTTAGAGATAATGATCTTAACCGGCGATGATATATTAAAGCTGGCTGAAGAGATGAGAAAGATCGGCGAGCGTGAAAAGCATCAAACCTTTTTGCGCGATTCCGAGAATATTAAAAAAGCGGCTGCGCTGATCTTGATCGGGACCAGGAAGAAATCGATCGGTTTAAAATATTGTTCGTTTTGCGGCTGGCCGAATTGCCAGGAGTCCGAGAAGGCGGGGGCGCTCTGCGCTTATAACACAGGTGACCTGGGGATCGCCATCGGCTCGGCGGTGTCGGTCGCCATGGACCATCGGATCGATAACCGGGTCATGTATTCGGTCGGCAAAGCGGCGATCGAGGGGGGCTTTTTGGGGAGTGAAGTGGTCGTGGCTTACGGTATCCCGCTTTCGGTCTCGGCTAAAAATCCCTTTTTTGACAGATAA
- the cysE gene encoding serine O-acetyltransferase codes for MISDIQAIFERDPAATNIFEVLLYQGLWAIWIHRISHVLYKWRIPILPRLISQIMRLLTMIEIHPGAKIGKKVFIDHGCGVVIGETAVIGDNVTIYQGVTLGGTGKEKGKRHPTIGNNVVIGAEAIILGNITIGDFARVGAAAVVTKPVPSHSTVVGNPARIVVQKGQRIEPLAHNELPDPVAKALEEISQRLEKLEKKK; via the coding sequence ATGATAAGCGATATCCAGGCGATCTTTGAACGCGATCCGGCCGCGACCAATATATTTGAAGTTCTGCTTTATCAGGGGCTCTGGGCGATCTGGATCCATCGGATCTCCCACGTTCTTTATAAATGGCGGATCCCCATCTTGCCGAGATTGATCTCGCAAATTATGCGGCTATTGACGATGATCGAGATCCATCCCGGGGCGAAGATCGGCAAAAAGGTCTTTATTGACCACGGTTGCGGCGTGGTGATCGGTGAGACCGCTGTCATTGGAGATAACGTGACGATCTACCAGGGAGTGACCCTGGGGGGGACCGGAAAAGAAAAAGGAAAGCGGCATCCGACGATCGGCAACAACGTGGTGATCGGCGCGGAAGCGATCATTCTGGGAAACATCACGATCGGCGATTTTGCCAGGGTTGGCGCGGCCGCGGTGGTGACCAAGCCGGTCCCGTCGCATTCAACGGTGGTCGGCAATCCGGCCCGGATCGTTGTCCAAAAAGGACAACGGATCGAACCGCTTGCCCATAACGAACTTCCCGATCCGGTGGCCAAAGCGCTGGAAGAGATCAGCCAGCGGCTGGAGAAACTGGAAAAGAAAAAATGA
- the cysS gene encoding cysteine--tRNA ligase: MQLYNTASRRKEELAPIAPPEIKMYVCGITPYDESHLGHARAYVTFDVIKRYLVYAGYRVKHVQNITDIDDKIIQKAKEGASRHQGIKEMKALCLEIAEKYSASFFEAMGKLNVLPADVYPKATEHIQEMIDWIKGLESKGVAYELPDGVYFSVEAFPDYGKLSGRQLDEQEEGARVREHKGKKNPFDFVLWKRAKEGEPAWPSPWGDGRPGWHIECSVMSTKYLGQQFDIHGGGLDLEFPHHENEIAQTESLTGKRPWVKYWLHNGFVTVNKEKMSKSLGNFFTLKDIFEKFDPMVIRFFILSTHYRSPINYSDAEMRGAGEAYGRVRQFLADLNFMLENSPGEAPPVEISDLKEELLPYLDKFSAAMNDDFNSAGAIAALFELIKYCRKTLDDGEDEKECLEYMREVVTQYFGILGITFAADRQTLDSVVAALIAERENARKNKDFKRSDDIRDRLKADGIILEDTPYGTKWSRS, encoded by the coding sequence ATCCAGCTATATAACACCGCTTCCCGCCGCAAGGAAGAGCTGGCCCCCATTGCTCCACCCGAGATCAAAATGTACGTTTGCGGGATAACCCCCTATGACGAAAGCCACCTCGGGCACGCCCGCGCCTATGTTACTTTTGACGTTATCAAGCGCTATCTGGTTTATGCGGGTTATAGGGTTAAACACGTCCAAAATATTACTGATATCGATGATAAGATAATACAGAAGGCGAAAGAAGGGGCGTCAAGGCATCAAGGCATCAAGGAAATGAAGGCGCTTTGCCTTGAGATCGCTGAAAAATACAGCGCTTCATTCTTTGAGGCGATGGGGAAACTGAACGTCCTGCCGGCCGATGTTTATCCCAAAGCGACCGAACATATCCAGGAAATGATCGATTGGATCAAGGGGCTTGAGTCCAAAGGGGTGGCCTACGAGCTTCCTGATGGGGTCTACTTTTCAGTTGAAGCTTTTCCTGATTATGGGAAACTTTCCGGCCGCCAGCTTGACGAGCAGGAAGAAGGGGCCAGGGTCAGAGAGCATAAAGGGAAGAAGAACCCGTTTGATTTTGTCCTTTGGAAGCGGGCCAAAGAAGGGGAGCCGGCCTGGCCCAGTCCCTGGGGGGATGGACGTCCCGGCTGGCATATTGAATGTTCGGTCATGTCGACGAAATATCTTGGCCAGCAGTTTGATATCCATGGCGGAGGGCTAGACCTGGAATTTCCCCACCACGAAAACGAGATCGCCCAGACCGAGAGCCTGACTGGAAAGCGGCCCTGGGTGAAGTATTGGCTCCATAACGGCTTCGTCACGGTTAATAAAGAAAAAATGAGCAAGTCGCTCGGCAACTTTTTTACCTTGAAAGATATATTCGAGAAATTTGACCCGATGGTCATCCGCTTTTTTATCCTTTCCACTCACTACCGGAGCCCGATCAATTACAGCGACGCTGAAATGAGGGGGGCGGGGGAGGCCTATGGCCGGGTCAGGCAATTCCTGGCCGATCTTAACTTTATGCTGGAAAATTCACCCGGGGAGGCGCCACCGGTCGAAATAAGCGACCTCAAAGAAGAACTGCTGCCATATCTTGATAAATTTTCCGCGGCAATGAACGACGATTTTAATTCCGCCGGAGCGATCGCCGCCCTTTTTGAGTTGATCAAATATTGCCGCAAAACGCTAGACGATGGGGAAGATGAAAAAGAATGCCTCGAGTATATGCGCGAAGTAGTCACGCAATATTTTGGCATTTTGGGGATAACTTTCGCGGCGGACCGTCAGACCCTTGATTCGGTGGTCGCGGCGCTGATCGCTGAACGGGAAAATGCCAGGAAAAACAAGGATTTCAAACGGTCAGACGATATCCGCGACCGGTTGAAAGCCGACGGAATTATTCTGGAAGATACCCCTTACGGGACCAAGTGGAGCCGCTCTTAG
- a CDS encoding MFS transporter yields MEISTLIAFLTNASLFASQLFISVMVKEMGGSNLAVGLTISAYFAAFFLSAYIFGRLADFFGYALFLRLGLLLSTILFALQILARDPFSLLLVRTGAGLSAGMFPAALTVYAFKDRGLIGKFKAYGALGWALGSMLAGLLVRNNYIFIFSSVLFAVAFLFSLRLKELPVIKKSSRDPFSWELLIRNRDVFLPYFLRSLSAQNLWVIFPLYLMHLGGTRFWVGVAYFINTFSQFVLMQYVERFPGLTMFRRGIFYTLVTFILYALLQNFWLVLPLQVLIAFSFSTFEVGANQELLTRNAEKAGVAGILTSLLNLAAVIGPLLSGIFFHFWGFSGVMFFSVAVSFAALLSARKVIK; encoded by the coding sequence ATGGAAATCTCGACGCTTATCGCTTTTTTAACCAATGCTTCTCTTTTTGCTTCGCAGCTTTTTATCTCGGTGATGGTCAAGGAGATGGGGGGGAGCAATCTGGCGGTCGGGCTGACGATCAGCGCCTATTTTGCCGCTTTTTTCCTTTCCGCTTACATTTTCGGGCGACTGGCCGATTTTTTTGGGTACGCTTTATTCCTTCGTCTCGGCTTGCTTCTTTCAACAATATTGTTTGCTTTGCAAATATTGGCCCGTGATCCTTTTTCTCTTCTTCTGGTCAGGACCGGGGCCGGACTGTCTGCCGGGATGTTCCCGGCCGCCTTGACCGTTTATGCCTTTAAAGATCGAGGATTGATCGGCAAATTTAAGGCTTATGGAGCCCTTGGTTGGGCGCTTGGTTCAATGCTGGCCGGCCTCCTGGTCCGTAATAACTATATTTTTATCTTTAGCTCGGTCCTTTTTGCCGTTGCTTTTCTTTTTTCTTTGCGGCTCAAAGAGCTGCCGGTTATAAAAAAATCTTCCCGCGACCCATTTTCCTGGGAGCTGCTCATCAGGAACCGGGATGTGTTTCTGCCGTATTTTCTCCGTTCCCTGAGCGCCCAGAACCTGTGGGTGATCTTCCCCTTGTATTTGATGCATCTTGGCGGGACCAGGTTCTGGGTAGGGGTCGCTTATTTTATCAACACTTTTTCACAATTTGTCCTGATGCAGTATGTCGAGCGGTTCCCGGGGCTGACTATGTTCCGCCGGGGTATATTTTATACCCTGGTCACATTTATTCTTTATGCCCTGCTCCAGAATTTTTGGCTGGTCCTGCCGCTCCAGGTCTTGATCGCTTTTTCGTTTTCCACGTTTGAGGTTGGGGCCAACCAGGAGCTGTTGACCAGGAACGCCGAAAAAGCGGGGGTGGCGGGGATTTTGACCTCCCTGCTCAACCTGGCGGCGGTGATCGGGCCGCTCCTGTCCGGGATCTTTTTTCATTTCTGGGGGTTTTCGGGGGTTATGTTCTTTTCGGTCGCTGTCTCCTTTGCCGCATTGCTTAGCGCCAGAAAGGTGATAAAATAA
- the serS gene encoding serine--tRNA ligase, producing MLDPKVLRGEPEKVKAGLKNRKADLSLVDEFTSVDEKWRKLTASIEEKKARRNVASEKIGELKRNKGDASALLAEMKGLSDEIKELETKQQGLESELNNIVLNFPNLPDGLVPIGEGSGQNTEIRSWGTKPSFSFKPLPHDELGARLGILDFARAAKIARSRFVVYRGFGAALERALISFMLDLHIKEHGYTEVLTPLLVNADSLRGTGQLPKFAEDLFRCQDDDLYLIPTAEVPVTNLHRDEILELEKLPLKYVAYTPCFRREAGSYGKDVKGIIRQHQFNKVELVKFTTPESSPAEHEQLTADAEKVLQKLNLPYRVVQLCTGDLGFASANTYDLEVWFPSENQYREISSCSNFGSFQARRAGIRYRPQKEAKPEFVHTINGSGLAVGRTFAAIIENYQQEDGSIVIPDALRPYLGGLCKFSAV from the coding sequence ATGCTTGATCCAAAGGTGTTGCGAGGGGAGCCCGAAAAGGTTAAGGCCGGCCTGAAGAACCGGAAGGCCGATCTTTCTCTGGTCGACGAATTCACTTCCGTTGATGAAAAATGGCGGAAGTTGACCGCCAGTATCGAAGAAAAAAAGGCCCGCCGGAATGTCGCGTCCGAAAAGATCGGCGAGCTTAAGAGGAATAAAGGGGATGCCTCGGCCCTGCTGGCCGAAATGAAGGGACTCTCTGACGAGATCAAAGAGCTGGAGACCAAGCAGCAGGGGCTTGAATCAGAATTAAATAATATTGTTTTAAACTTCCCTAACCTTCCCGATGGCTTGGTGCCGATCGGGGAGGGGAGCGGGCAGAATACAGAGATCAGAAGCTGGGGGACGAAGCCAAGTTTTTCTTTTAAGCCGCTCCCTCACGATGAGCTGGGTGCGCGGCTTGGGATCCTCGATTTTGCCAGAGCGGCAAAAATTGCCAGGTCCCGGTTTGTGGTTTATCGAGGTTTTGGCGCGGCCCTGGAGCGGGCTTTGATCTCGTTCATGCTTGACCTGCACATTAAAGAGCATGGATATACGGAGGTTTTAACTCCGTTGCTGGTTAATGCCGACAGCTTGCGCGGTACGGGCCAGCTGCCTAAATTCGCGGAAGATCTTTTCCGCTGCCAGGATGACGATCTTTACCTGATACCGACCGCTGAAGTCCCGGTGACCAATCTCCATCGGGACGAAATCCTGGAGCTAGAAAAACTACCGCTAAAGTATGTGGCGTATACCCCTTGTTTTCGCCGCGAAGCTGGTTCCTACGGTAAAGATGTCAAAGGGATCATCCGCCAGCATCAGTTCAACAAAGTTGAGCTGGTCAAGTTTACTACCCCGGAAAGCTCCCCAGCCGAGCATGAACAGCTGACCGCTGATGCCGAAAAAGTCCTGCAAAAATTGAACCTCCCTTACCGGGTTGTCCAGTTATGTACCGGCGATCTCGGCTTTGCGTCAGCCAATACATACGACCTTGAGGTCTGGTTCCCCTCGGAAAACCAATACCGGGAGATCTCGTCCTGCTCTAATTTTGGGAGTTTCCAGGCGAGGCGGGCCGGGATCCGTTATAGGCCGCAAAAGGAGGCCAAGCCTGAATTTGTCCATACTATTAACGGCTCCGGGCTCGCTGTCGGCCGAACTTTTGCCGCTATTATAGAGAATTATCAGCAAGAGGATGGTTCAATTGTTATCCCCGATGCGCTTAGGCCGTATTTAGGCGGCCTTTGCAAGTTTTCTGCCGTATAA